The following are from one region of the Bradyrhizobium septentrionale genome:
- the murG gene encoding undecaprenyldiphospho-muramoylpentapeptide beta-N-acetylglucosaminyltransferase: MDNAPLILLAAGGTGGHLFPAEALAVELIRRGLRVRLATDGRALRYSGLFGRESIDLVPSATVRSRNPISLAQTVLMLGYGTLVAANLVRRLKPSAVVGFGGYPTLPPLIAARMLGVPGIIHDANAVLGRANRFLSGRVNAIATSLPGVLDRDPALAGKATTVGTPMRPAILAAAAVKYTPPEVDGPLRLLVVGGSQGARVMSDIVPPAVEQLAPALWSRLIVTQQVREEDMTRVRAVYDRLEINAELAPFFADLPARLASSQLVISRSGAGTVAELAAIGRPSILVPLPGAIDQDQFANAGVLSQASGALRIAQGDFTPERLAAEISAFAAEPEKLTAMAQAARGVGRLDAAERLADLVAKVAGI, from the coding sequence ATGGACAACGCGCCCCTGATTCTGCTGGCGGCCGGCGGCACCGGCGGCCATTTGTTCCCGGCCGAAGCGCTCGCCGTGGAATTGATCAGGCGTGGCCTGCGCGTCCGCCTCGCCACCGACGGCCGCGCGCTGCGCTATTCCGGCCTGTTCGGCCGCGAGAGCATCGACCTGGTGCCGAGCGCGACCGTGCGCAGCCGCAACCCGATCTCGCTGGCGCAGACCGTGCTGATGCTCGGTTACGGAACGCTGGTTGCGGCAAATCTGGTGCGCCGGCTGAAGCCTTCCGCCGTGGTCGGTTTCGGCGGCTATCCGACCTTGCCGCCGCTGATCGCGGCGCGGATGCTCGGCGTCCCCGGCATCATCCACGATGCCAATGCGGTGCTCGGCCGCGCCAACCGTTTCCTCTCCGGCCGCGTCAACGCGATCGCGACCTCGCTGCCCGGCGTGCTCGATCGCGATCCCGCGCTCGCCGGCAAGGCCACCACCGTCGGCACGCCGATGCGCCCGGCGATCCTGGCGGCGGCCGCGGTGAAATATACGCCGCCCGAGGTGGACGGGCCGCTGCGCCTGCTGGTCGTCGGCGGCAGCCAGGGCGCGCGGGTGATGAGCGACATCGTGCCGCCGGCAGTCGAGCAGCTTGCGCCCGCGCTGTGGAGCCGCCTGATCGTCACCCAGCAGGTGCGCGAAGAGGACATGACCAGGGTGCGCGCGGTCTATGACCGGCTCGAGATCAATGCCGAGCTCGCGCCGTTCTTCGCCGACCTGCCGGCGCGGCTGGCGTCGAGCCAGCTCGTGATCTCGCGCTCCGGCGCCGGCACCGTGGCCGAGCTCGCCGCGATCGGCCGGCCCTCGATCCTGGTGCCGCTGCCGGGCGCGATCGATCAGGACCAGTTCGCCAATGCCGGCGTGCTGTCGCAGGCGAGCGGCGCGCTGCGCATCGCGCAGGGCGACTTCACGCCCGAAAGACTCGCCGCCGAAATCTCGGCCTTCGCCGCCGAGCCCGAGAAATTGACCGCGATGGCGCAGGCCGCGCGCGGCGTCGGCCGGCTCGATGCCGCCGAGCGGCTCGCCGATCTGGTCGCGAAGGTGGCCGGGATTTGA